A genome region from Triticum aestivum cultivar Chinese Spring chromosome 2B, IWGSC CS RefSeq v2.1, whole genome shotgun sequence includes the following:
- the LOC123042350 gene encoding uncharacterized protein — MVFDARAFTLGMLSESAFWLTRCNLLFLWCVEPYNPERVMRQFGLYQEIPPPFPRRIDEETHKLTNMGRGWSLYDWREHNIQWVQKWENEALADIVHQLRPYDGSTDQAYKQWYCINTRASLASQPTTIPTHLTQEEQARRHIELHAAYYRDQMLASCNEVGQMATESMPAQGPARPSFSKRFQQYLVTKFRCGRGDDVVTGVYNMPVARSARLSAAPLSRPSEARTSHGKWGEGPSTRTTLPRHDSSLPLHRSSSVQLRQGQTSEDHGTGLDSMPEQTLSPNPYVYTGYDAYTQGEGSQSYLSTRGISMPEETRVPDLNQYYVQWPDSTGEGSDQGGIPNVNWDDENTQRGVNAGVPGASHDHGDTVTSLVTEFFGGDVIGPSFIPAESQPYAYNYTSGSQQGFPTPPPTQESQTHEAELEYGHGLRVTRPPNRLELSDRKERLGGRRKLR; from the exons ATGGTCTTTGATGCTCGAGCCTTCACACTAGGCATGTTGAGCGAGAGTGCATTCTGGCTGACTCGCTGTAACTTATTGTTCCTGTGGTGTGTTGAGCCTTATAACCCAGAGCGTGTAATGAGACAGTTCGGTCTCTATCAAGAAATTCCACCACCTTTTCCAAGACGCATCGATGAGGAAACCCATAA GCTAACCAATATGGGCAGGGGTTGGAGTTTATACGATTGGAGGGAACACAACATTCAATGGGTACAGAAGTGGGAAAATGAAGCGCTAGCAGATATAGTGCATCAACTTAG ACCATACGATGGAAGTACAGATCAAGCGTACAAGCAGTGGTACTGCATCAACACACGTGCTAGCCTGGCTAGTCAGCCAACTACTATACCAACACATCTCACACAGGAGGAGCAGGCACGGAGACATATTGAGCTGCATGCAGCTTACTATCGTGACCAGATG CTTGCAAGCTGCAACGAAGTAGGGCAGATGGCTACGGAAAGCATGCCGGCCCAGGGCCCAGCTCGCCCGTCATTCAGCAAACGTTTTCAACAATACCTGGTAACAAAGTTCAGATGTGGTAGAGGCGATGATGTTGTCACTGGAGTGTACAACATGCCGGTAGCGAGGTCAGCCAGACTGAGTGCGGCACCGTTGTCTAGACCGAGCGAGGCGCGTACGAGCCATGGGAAGTGGGGGGAGGGTCCGAGTACTAGAACGACATTGCCACGACATGACTCATCTCTACCACTGCATCGCTCTTCTTCGGTGCAGCTTCGTCAGGGGCAGACATCTGAGGACCATGGCACGGGCTTGGATTCAATGCCCGAGCAGACTCTTTCCCCTAACCCATATGTGTACACAGGATATGACGCATACACCCAAGGTGAGGGATCTCAGTCGTATCTCTCCACGCGAGGGATCTCCATGCCCGAGGAGACTCGTGTACCGGATTTAAACCAGTACTACGTACAATGGCCAGACAGTACAGGCGAGGGATCTGATCAG GGTGGCATACCTAATGTTAATTGGGACGATGAGAACACCCAACGTGGCGTCAACGCAGGTGTCCCGGGAGCATCACATGATCATGGCGACACGGTTACATCATTAGTTACAGAGTTCTTCGGAGGGgacgttattggcccatcttttATCCCCGCGGAGTCACAACCATACGCCTACAATTACACTTCAGGTTCGCAACAAGGATTCCCGACTCCACCACCTACGCAGGAGTCGCAGACACATGAAGCCGAATTGGAGTACGGCCACGGTCTTCGTGTAACTCGGCCACCTAATCGCTTGGAGCTTTCCGATCGTAAGGAAAGGCTAGGTGGTCGTCGTAAACTACGGTGA